The sequence below is a genomic window from Streptomyces sp. V1I1.
CATGGTCTGGGACACCGACGCCCAGCGCGAGGCGATGCAGAAGTACGTACGCGGCGGAGGCGGCGTCGTCGCCATCCACAACACCCTCGACATGGGCGTCGAGGAACAGTTCCCCTGGTGGGACGACGCCATCAACGGCGGCGCCCACATGCCCGCCCACTCACCCGGCGTGCTCCAGGGCACCGCCAAGGTCGCCGACCGTGTCCACCCCTCCACCAGCGGACTTCCCGAGCGCTGGGAGCGCCCCGAGGAGTGGTACAACTTCGACAAGAACCCCCGCGGCGACGTCCATGTGCTGGTCACCGCCGACGAGACGACGTACAACCCCGGTGGCTCCGCCATGGGCGCCGACCACCCCATCTCCTGGTGCCGCAACACCGAGGGCGGCCGCATCTGGGCCACCGCCATGGGGCACGACACCCCCGCGTACAGCGAACCCGCCTTCCGCGACCATGTCATCGGCGGCGTCCAGTGGGCCGCGGGCAACAAGACCGGCGACTGCGGCGGCACCGTCTGGAGCGGCTACGAAAAGGTCACCCTCGACGACAACACCGCCGACCCGATGGAGCTCGACGTCGCCCACGACGGCCGCGTGTTCTACGCGCAGCGGGGTGGCGAAGTGAAGATCTTCGATCCCGCCTCGCACTCCACCGTCAGCGCCGGCAAGCTCGATGTCTATGCGGGCGGCGAGGACGGCCTGGTCGGCATGGAACTCGACCCCGCCTTCAAGCAGAACGGATGGATCTACCTCTACTACGCGCCCGCCGCCGCGAAGGACGACGTCAACCGCCTCTCCCGGTTCACCGTCAAGGGCAACACCCTGGACCTGAAGAGCGAGAAGAAGCTCATCGACGTCCCCGCCTACCGCGACCGCACCTTCCCCGAACCCGGACACACCGGCGGCGCCGTCGAGTTCGGCCCCGACCGCACCCTCTACCTCGGCGTCGGCGACGACGTGCCGCCCAACCTCGACCCCAACTGGCAGGGCTACGCACCGCTCGACTGGCGCCCGGGCAAGCAGATGCTGGACGCCGCACGTACCGCGGGGAGCACCAACGACCTGCGCGGCAAGATTCTGCGCATCAAGCCGAGCGACCGCGGCGGCTACACCATCCCCAAGGGCAACCTCTTCCGCCCCGGCACCAACAAGACCCGCCCCGAGATCTACGCGATGGGCTTCCGTAACCCCTTCCGCTTCACCGTCGACCAGAAGACCGGTTACGTCCATGTCGCCGACTACGGACCCGACCGCGGTCTGCCCACCACCGACCGCGGACCCGAGGGCCTGGTCGAGTACAACGTCATCAAGAAGCCCGGCAACTTCGGCTGGCCGTTCTGCCACGGCAACAACCAGGCGTACGCGCCCTACGACCCTGACACCAAGGTCGTCGGGCCGAAGTTCGACTGCGCGGTGCCCGTCAATCCCTCGCCCAACAACACCGGGCTGAAGGACCTCCCGCCGCTCCAGCAGCCCGAGGTCTGGTACGGCTACGGCGCCTCCAAGGAATTCCCCGAGATGCGGACCGGCGGCTCGGCCCCGATGAGCGGCCCGGTCTACCACTTCGACGCCAAGAACCCCTCCACCACAAAGTTCCCCGCCTACTTCGAGGGCGCGAGCTTCTTCTACGAGTGGTCGCGCAACTACGTCAAGGAGATGCGCTTCGACAAGGAGAACAAGCTCCTCAAGATCAATGACTTCCTCTCGTCGCAGAAGTTCAACAAGCCGATGGACATGACCTTCGGGCCCGACGGATCGCTGTACGTACTCGAATGGGGCAGCTCCTTCGGCGGCGGCAACAACGACTCAGGCCTCTACCGGATCGACTACGCGCAGGGCAAGCGCATCCCCGTCGCCAAGGCCGCCGCGTCGGCCACCAACGGACCTACCCCGCTCAAGGTCGACTTCTCCAGCGCCGGGAGCAACGACCCCGACGGCGACCCCCTCACCTTCGCCTGGGACTTCGACGGCAACGGCACTTACGACTCGACCGAGGCCAACCCCACCCACACCTACACGGCAAAGGGAGACTTCACCGCCCAGCTGAAGGTCACCGACACCACCGGAAAGTCCGGCTACGCCAACATCCCCATCACCGCGGGCAACACCGCCCCCAAGGTGACCATCGACTTCCCCGTGAACGGCAAGCTCATCACCTTCGGCGACAAGATCCCGTACAAGGTCACCGTCACCGACCCGGAGGACGGCCCCGTCGACTGCACCAAGGTCACCGTCAACCCGGCCCTCGGCCACGACGATCACGAGCACCCGACCACCGACATCCCCGGCTGTGAAGGCACCGTGGACACCGGTGATCTCGGCGGGCACCCGGAGGGCGCCGACCTGACCTACGTACTCAACGCGAAGTACACCGACAAGGGTGGCGAAGGCGCCGGCGCCCTCACCGGCTTCGGACGCGCCGTCCTTCACCCCAAGCACAAGCAGGCCGAGTACTACGACGCCCAGTCGGGCACTCGCGTCGTCGCCCAGGAAGGCGCCGAGAACGGCAAGCGCATCGGCGACGTCAGCAACGGCGACTGGGTGGCCTTCGAGCCGATGAGCGTCGAAGGCATCGCCAATGTCAGCTACAAGCTGTCGTCCCCGTACGGCGTCGGCGCGGTCGAACTGCGCGCTGCTGCCCCCGACGGCAAACTGCTGGCCACCACACCCGTCCCCAATACCGGAGGCTGGGACAACTACCAGGCCACGCCGACCGTCCCGGTCGAAGCACTCGCCGGAACCCACAAGCTCTATCTCGTCTTCACGTCCCCGCAGAACAACTCCTTCGACGTGGACGCCGTGGAGTTCCACAGCCCATAACCCGCCGGAGCACAACAGTGCGCTGCGCGCCCAGTGTGTCGGCACTGGGCGCGCAGCGCGCTTCCCCCTCTGTCGCGGGCGGTCAGCGAGTGCCGACCGCCGCACGCACTGCCCGCCGGGCCAGTGCGCAGTCGTCGTGCAGCCGCCTCAGCAGCAGCCGCTGTTCCTCACCGGCCGACAGACCGCCGGACGCAGCCTGGCTGCTGCCCGCAGGGGGCGCCTCCCGGATCGTCCGCTGCACAGCCGTCTCGTAGGTACGGATCTCCCGGGTCAGCACCAGCATCAGATTCACCAGGAACGCGTCCCGCGCCGCCGTTCCCGCCTGCTGCGCCAGCTGGCTGATCTGCCGGCGCGCCACCGGCGCGTCCCCCAGCACCGCCCACAGCGTCGCCAGGTCATAGCCCGGCAGATACCAGCCCGCGTGCTCCCAGTCGACCAGCACAGGACCGGTCGGCGACAACAGGATGTTGGAGAGCAGCGCATCGCCGTGACAGAACTGCCCCATGCCCTGCCTGCCGCCCGCGTGCGCCAGACCGTGCAGCAGCTTCTGCAGATCCCCGAGGTCACGGTCGGTGAACAGACCCAGCTCGTGATAGCGGGAGATCCGCGAGGCATAGTCCAGTGGCGCGTCGAACATCCCGGCCGGCGGTCGCCAGGAGTTGAGCCGGGCGATCGCGCCGAGGGCGGCCCGGATATCGGCACGGGGCGGAGCCTCGACCGGGTGCCGTGCAAGGGCCGCCGCCCGGCCCGGCATCCGCTCGATCACCAGCGTGCAGTTTTCGGGATCCGCGGCGATCAGCCGTGGCACCCGCACTGGTGGGCGGTGCCGGACGAAGGCGCGGTAGGCAGCTATTTCGTGGCGGAGCCGCTCGGCCCATGCGGGCGAGTGGTCCAGTAAGCACTTGGCGACCGCTGTCGTACGTCCTGTTGTGCCGACGAGCAGTACGGAGCGTCCGCTGCGGCGCAGCACCTGCACCGGATTGAACTCCGGACAGATGCGGTGCACCGAAGCGACGGCCATGCGCAGCTGCGCGCCCTGAGGGCCGGACAAGTCGATTCTCCCGCTGAGGGGTTGGCCGACCGTCCCCGCCGGCCGCCGAGCCCGACCGGCGTGAGTGGGGTCGAGATACGGTCCGGCGCCGGCCGGGGCGGCGGAGCGCTGCGGCCGGCGCGGGGCGGACACGGAGGACGATGCTGTGTACATGGGGGCGACAGATCCCTTCGTGTGCCGACAAGTTGCATACGCGGCCCCGCCCCGGCAGCCGGTCAACACCCTGGGGAATGCGTCCGGCTGCCGGGCCGAGGTGGCGCGTTCCTACGTCACACCCGGCCGCGGGTGGCACACCATCTGGCGCACCCTGGCGAACCCTGGCGAATAGTCGCCACGCATCTGACAGGGGGTTACTGTCAACTCAGCCGAGAACCTGGGGGCTTGACGTGACCGGAGAACCCAACACCCGCCTCTGCGACCTGTTCGGCCTTGCCGGCTGGTCCAAGGGAGAACTCGCGAGACTCGTGAACCGGCAGGCGGCGGCCATGGGCCACCCACAGCTGGCGACCGACACCTCGCGGGTGCGGCGTTGGATCGACATGGGGGAGACCCCGCGCGATCCCGTGCCCCGAGTGCTGGCAGCTCTGTTCACCGAGCGACTCGGTCGTGTCGTGACCATCGAGGACCTCGGGTTCGTACGGATCGGGCGAGCGGGGAAGCGGCGGGACGTCCAGGGAGCAGACAATCCTGACGGCCTTCCGTGGGCGCCCGAACGGACGGCAGCGGTCCTCACCGAATTCACGGGAATGGACCTCATGCTCAACCGACGCGGCTTGGTGGGCGCGGGCGCCGCGCTCGCCGCAGGCTCCGCACTCAGCAGCGCCATGCACGACTGGCTGCACACCGACCCCGCACTCGCCCACGACGCCCCCCGTTTCGAAAATCCCCTGCACGCCGACCCCGCTGGGTTCGACCGGTATGAGGCCGCCCCCATCGGGTCGCAGGAGATCGAGGCACTGGAGCGTTCCGTCGAAGTGTTCCGCGCCTGGGACGCCGCCCGCGGCGGCGGGCTCCAGCGCAAGGCCGTTGTGGGGCAGCTCAACGAAGTGGGCGGCATGCTCGCCTACCGCCACCCCGACCATCTCCAGCGCCGCCTTTGGGGCGTCGCCGCCAACCTCGCCGTACTCGCCGGCTGGATGTCCCACGACGTCGGCCTCGAACCCACCGCCCAGAAGTACTTCGTCATCGCCGCCCACGCGGCACGCGAGGGCGGCGACCGCCCGCGCGCCGGCGAAGCGCTCTCCCGCGCCGCCCGGCAGATGGTCCACCTGGGCCGTCCCGACGACGCCCTGGACCTGATGAAGCTCGCCAAGTCCGGCTCGGGTGAACGGACCCTGCCGCGCACCCAGGCGATGCTGTACACCATCGAGGCCTGGGCCCAGGCATCCATGGGGCGCGGCCAGGCCATGCGCCGCACCCTAGGTGAGGCCGAGGACCTCTTCGTCTCCGACAAGGGCGATGTGCCCCCGCCGAGCTGGATGCA
It includes:
- a CDS encoding aminoglycoside phosphotransferase family protein; protein product: MYTASSSVSAPRRPQRSAAPAGAGPYLDPTHAGRARRPAGTVGQPLSGRIDLSGPQGAQLRMAVASVHRICPEFNPVQVLRRSGRSVLLVGTTGRTTAVAKCLLDHSPAWAERLRHEIAAYRAFVRHRPPVRVPRLIAADPENCTLVIERMPGRAAALARHPVEAPPRADIRAALGAIARLNSWRPPAGMFDAPLDYASRISRYHELGLFTDRDLGDLQKLLHGLAHAGGRQGMGQFCHGDALLSNILLSPTGPVLVDWEHAGWYLPGYDLATLWAVLGDAPVARRQISQLAQQAGTAARDAFLVNLMLVLTREIRTYETAVQRTIREAPPAGSSQAASGGLSAGEEQRLLLRRLHDDCALARRAVRAAVGTR
- a CDS encoding ThuA domain-containing protein encodes the protein MSCHARDIRVRDIYRAVVAVLGALLLAVTALPATAAAEQAPAFRALLFTRAVGYVHASIPAGIQMFKEEAAENNFEVVQSADPTVFDDAKLKEFDVIVMLQNSGMVWDTDAQREAMQKYVRGGGGVVAIHNTLDMGVEEQFPWWDDAINGGAHMPAHSPGVLQGTAKVADRVHPSTSGLPERWERPEEWYNFDKNPRGDVHVLVTADETTYNPGGSAMGADHPISWCRNTEGGRIWATAMGHDTPAYSEPAFRDHVIGGVQWAAGNKTGDCGGTVWSGYEKVTLDDNTADPMELDVAHDGRVFYAQRGGEVKIFDPASHSTVSAGKLDVYAGGEDGLVGMELDPAFKQNGWIYLYYAPAAAKDDVNRLSRFTVKGNTLDLKSEKKLIDVPAYRDRTFPEPGHTGGAVEFGPDRTLYLGVGDDVPPNLDPNWQGYAPLDWRPGKQMLDAARTAGSTNDLRGKILRIKPSDRGGYTIPKGNLFRPGTNKTRPEIYAMGFRNPFRFTVDQKTGYVHVADYGPDRGLPTTDRGPEGLVEYNVIKKPGNFGWPFCHGNNQAYAPYDPDTKVVGPKFDCAVPVNPSPNNTGLKDLPPLQQPEVWYGYGASKEFPEMRTGGSAPMSGPVYHFDAKNPSTTKFPAYFEGASFFYEWSRNYVKEMRFDKENKLLKINDFLSSQKFNKPMDMTFGPDGSLYVLEWGSSFGGGNNDSGLYRIDYAQGKRIPVAKAAASATNGPTPLKVDFSSAGSNDPDGDPLTFAWDFDGNGTYDSTEANPTHTYTAKGDFTAQLKVTDTTGKSGYANIPITAGNTAPKVTIDFPVNGKLITFGDKIPYKVTVTDPEDGPVDCTKVTVNPALGHDDHEHPTTDIPGCEGTVDTGDLGGHPEGADLTYVLNAKYTDKGGEGAGALTGFGRAVLHPKHKQAEYYDAQSGTRVVAQEGAENGKRIGDVSNGDWVAFEPMSVEGIANVSYKLSSPYGVGAVELRAAAPDGKLLATTPVPNTGGWDNYQATPTVPVEALAGTHKLYLVFTSPQNNSFDVDAVEFHSP